ACAGCAACTGATGCTTGCGTAAAAAGTATCAGATTGAATGGCTAAGCAAAAAACGCCAAATGCAGCAACACCGCAGTTGACAAGCTTTTGCGCCGCCATCAGCAATTAACCTCAGGAGGAGAGCATGGCTTACAAAAGTATTCTGGTGCACCTTGACCAGTCATCGCGGAGTCCAGGCCGATTTGATCTCGCACTTGATTTGGCCAAACGCCAGCAGGCCTGCCTCAATGGCTACTATGCCACCTCGATGCCCTATCTGGTTCAGCAGGTCGGACAACATCATATTGAGACCCTTGCTGAATGTCGTGAAAAAGCACTCAACGCCGGTGTGACCTTCAACTGGGTGGCGGAAGCCGAAGAGCTTGAGCAGCAACTGCTTTCCGCGCGCCTGAATTATCAGTCCTTTTTCAGCGACCTGACGATCATCGGACAACCCGCCGCAGACGCCGGGGCCTCCTCAGCAATCCCACGGGATCTGCCGGAAAAACTGATTCTGACCTCGGGACGTCCGATCCTGACCATCCCGTTTGCCGGGAATTTTCTGCAAATCGGCCGGCGGGCCATGGTTGCCTGGCGCTCGGGGCGGGCCTCGGCGCGTGCCGTTGCCGATGCGCTACCACTTTTGACTCAGGCTGATTCGGTCCATCTGCTCAGCTTTGCCACCAACAATACAGAGTCTGTCCTGGGCGAAAAAACTCTGAAAAAATTGGCTGGCTTTCTGGCCCTTC
Above is a genomic segment from Geopsychrobacter electrodiphilus DSM 16401 containing:
- a CDS encoding universal stress protein — encoded protein: MAYKSILVHLDQSSRSPGRFDLALDLAKRQQACLNGYYATSMPYLVQQVGQHHIETLAECREKALNAGVTFNWVAEAEELEQQLLSARLNYQSFFSDLTIIGQPAADAGASSAIPRDLPEKLILTSGRPILTIPFAGNFLQIGRRAMVAWRSGRASARAVADALPLLTQADSVHLLSFATNNTESVLGEKTLKKLAGFLALHGIDTTTESRPIQGISFGDALLNRAAEEGIDLLVAGGALPSSPAPLATQLLKQMTIPVLMSS